TCATCGTGAAGACGGACAGGCAGAACATGAGCGCGGCGGGGAAGGACCACGTGTTGTCGAGGCTGGCGCCCGTGTAGCCGGCACGCGCGGCGCGCGCCACCACGTCTTGGAAGCGGCGCAGCACCACGTCCGCGTCGCGCGCCCACGCGGCGGCGCCGTCCAGCGTGTTGTGCCGGTCCACTAGGTCCCAAAGCTCGTCGGCACAGGCGGCCCGCATGTCGATGACAGTGCGCTCCTGCTCCAGCAGCGGACTGTCGTGGCCGCGCTCCAGCCACATGAAGCCGACGGCGCCCACGATCGCGTAGCCGACGACGAGCGCGCCCACCCCCACCTGCGTGCACATGAAGGCGACGAGGCGGCGGCAGCAGGCCTTGAGGCGCTCGCGGGGGTCCACGTCGGTGGCGTCCGACGAGGAGCCGTGGCTGCGCACCGAACCGCCGTGGGCTCGGCCCGCTCCGACCGCGCCCCGCATCGCGGCCAACACTGCAGCCGCTGCCTCCGCCTCTACCTCTACAGCGCCGGCCTTCGGCTCTATTCTCGCACTCCGTGGCACGGCGCCAGGGCGGCGACGACGTGCGAAGCTCGGCTTGACGCCGTTCCGAGAGCCGAGCATCGTCTATATCTCCctccaccactcccccccccccctcgcgctcACGTCCCAAACACAAAGAAGTGACACTCCGAGACCTGGAAGTTCTTGCGAAACACGTcacccaaacaatctaagatcgTATGACTGAACATGATATTTTGTGACGGCGTGTTGGCCA
This Schistocerca nitens isolate TAMUIC-IGC-003100 chromosome 1, iqSchNite1.1, whole genome shotgun sequence DNA region includes the following protein-coding sequences:
- the LOC126255503 gene encoding potassium channel subfamily K member 10 — encoded protein: MLGSRNGVKPSFARRRRPGAVPRSARIEPKAGAVEVEAEAAAAVLAAMRGAVGAGRAHGGSVRSHGSSSDATDVDPRERLKACCRRLVAFMCTQVGVGALVVGYAIVGAVGFMWLERGHDSPLLEQERTVIDMRAACADELWDLVDRHNTLDGAAAWARDADVVLRRFQDVVARAARAGYTGASLDNTWSFPAALMFCLSVFTMIGYGNLVPRTSWGKAVTVLYAVFGIPLYVLYFMNMGKVLATTFRWLYARVHECSRDRSPRLRRGGSVGPAPPPRRVIVPSTACLWVIAAYILAGTIMFAEWEGWNYLNSTYFCVTSLCKIGIGDFVPGANISDSHGGSQTKLVINFIYLLLGMGLVAMCYNLMREEVRVKVREVKRELGQCLEDTRTRMAYCTEPSEN